Proteins encoded in a region of the Falco rusticolus isolate bFalRus1 chromosome 10, bFalRus1.pri, whole genome shotgun sequence genome:
- the OVCH2 gene encoding ovochymase-2 isoform X2, with amino-acid sequence MCTAPGKLQLLLTGIVCIAEFHAAPSALQKDPKCGQKVQEAKPWSYLNLFTRIVGGSQVKQGTHPWQVSLKRSQKHFCGGTIVSAQWVVTAAHCILDRNLLQYLNVTAGEHDLRIRETGEQTLPVKYAIKHPSFDPRRPMNYDIALLKLDGAFNFSSSVLPACLPDPGEKFEAGYICTACGWGRLNENGVLPQVLYEVNLPILNNKECSRALSTLKKPIQGDTIMCAGFPDGGRDACQGDSGGPLLCRRKHGAWTLAGVISWGMGCARGWISNEKRKHYDRGSPGIFTDLSAVLSWIQENMSADLKMKSSTAFCSIQDGKLPDSEGELHFPGSPKQFYQNHQLCVWTLFVPEGNYILLRFSHFDIEPETFCDYDSLSVYSKDNRLVGKFCGGDLPLPILVGSSSIRLKFVSDSKDYGTGFSMTYKALTPDILPDSGCESLAVLFEEGVLQSMHYPERYTNMADCQWIICAPEDHVIKLTYQSFEVEESEDCSYDAVTVYEDVGKQEEIAKSCGFALPAPVLSSSAVMLVVFHSDETETFGGFRATISFVHVSDLDTLDSTSEEEFEDVDMIEEEIQDTTDDICGMPSNQPRFIFSRIIGGEEAVPYSWPWQVSVQISDEHICGGAVLAKEWVVTAAHCFNSKELYTDLWMVVTGLHDLTEQEYRQKRSVKQYIIHPSFNKTTMDSDIALLQLTEPLEFNHYVRPVCLPAAQEEAVQPSRVCVVTGWGAHEAEKRGKNCISWKSPSWCLMHVGAIT; translated from the exons ATCCTAAGTGTGGGCAGAAGGTTCAAGAGGCAAAACCATGGAGTTACCTGAACCTATTCACTCGGATTGTTGGGGGAAGCCAGGTGAAACAAGGCACACATCCGTGGCAG GTTTCCTTGAAACGAAgtcaaaagcatttctgtggAGGCACCATTGTTTCTGCTCAGTGGGTGGTCACCGCAGCTCACTGCATCTTAGACAG AAACCTACTCCAGTACTTGAATGTCACTGCTGGAGAGCATGATCTGAGGATCAGGGAGACCGGCGAGCAGACGCTCCCTGTTAAATACGCCATTAAGCATCCCAGCTTCGACCCCAGAAGGCCGATGAACTATGACATTGCCCTTCTGAAGCTGGATGGAGCCTTCAACTTCA GTTCTTCAGTGTTGCCAGCATGTCTTCCTGATCCAGGGGAAAAGTTTGAAGCAGGATACATCTGCACTGCTTGTGGTTGGGGCCGTTTAAATGAGA atggAGTACTCCCTCAGGTCTTATATGAAGTCAATCTACCAATCCTAAACAACAAGGAGTGCTCAAGAGCATTATCAACTTTAAAGAAACCCATCCAAGGTGACACTATAATGTGTGCTGGATTTCCTGATGGAGGAAGAGATGCCTGCCAG GGAGACTCAGGAGGCCCTCTTCTGTGTCGACGTAAGCATGGTGCCTGGACTCTGGCTGGTGTGATTTCGTGGGGCATGGGGTGTGCTCGCGGCTGGATAAGTAATGAGAAGAGGAAGCATTATGACAGAGGATCTCCGGGAATATTCACAGACCTCAGTGCGGTGCTTTCTTGGATTCAAGAGAACATGAGTGCTG atctgaaaatgaaaagctccACAG CATTTTGTAGCATTCAGGATGGCAAACTCCCTGACAGTGAAGGAGAATTACATTTTCCTGGAAGTCCCAAACAGTTCTATCAAAACCACCA ATTGTGTGTATGGACTCTATTTGTACCCGAAGGGAATTATATATTGCTTCGGTTTTCCCACTTTGATATAGAGCCAGAAACGTTTTGTGACTATGATTCTTTATCAGTCTATTCAAAAGACAACAGACTTGTTG GGAAATTCTGCGGAGGAGATCTTCCATTACCTATTTTGGTTGGCTCCAGTAGTATAAGGCTGAAATTTGTTTCTGACAGCAAGGATTATGGAACTGGTTTTTCCATGACCTACAAAGCTCTTACACCAGATATTCTTCCTG ATTCTGGCTGTGAGTCCTTAGCTGTCCTTTTTGAAGAAGGAGTGTTACAAAGTATGCACTATCCAGAGCGCTACACCAACATGGCAGACTGTCAGTGGATTATTTGTGCGCCGGAGGACCATGTCATCAAG cttacATACCAGTCTTTTGAAGTAGAAGAGAGTGAAGATTGCTCTTACGATGCCGTGACTGTGTATGAAGATGTGgggaaacaggaagaaattg CTAAATCTTGTGGATTCGCCCTCCCAGCACCTGTTCTAAGCTCCTCTGCTGTGATGCTGGTTGTCTTTCACTCTGATGAGACAGAGACTTTTGGAGGATTCAGAGCTACAATCTCGTTTGTTCATGTGTCAG aTTTAGACACTTTGGATTCAACTAGTGAAGAAGAATTTGAAGATGTGGATATGattgaagaagaaatacaggatACAACAG atgaTATTTGTGGTATGCCTTCAAATCAGCCCAGGTTCATCTTCAGTAGGATAATTGGAGGTGAAGAAGCCGTACCATACTCATGGCCTTGGCAGGTCAGTGTACAAATTTCAGATGAGCATATCTGCGGAGGAGCAGTTCTTGCCAAAGAATGGGTTGTCACAGCTGCTCACTGCTTTAATTCTAA ggaactATACACAGACTTATGGATGGTGGTAACAGGACTTCATGATCTTACGGAGCAAGAATACAGACAG AAAAGGTCAGTCAAGCAGTATATTATACATCCAAGTTTTAACAAGACCACTATGGACTCTGATATTGCCTTACTGCAACTGACTGAGCCCTTAGAATTCAACCATTACGTGCGCCCGGTGTGCCTCCCCGCTGCCCAGGAGGAGGCGGTTCAGCCCTCGAGGGTGTGCGTTGTCACAGGATGGGGTGCGCACGAAGCAG agaaaaggggaaaaaactgcatCAGCTGGAAGTCCCCATCCTGGTGCTTGATGCATGTCGGAGCTATTACATAA
- the OVCH2 gene encoding ovochymase-2 isoform X1: MCTAPGKLQLLLTGIVCIAEFHAAPSALQKDPKCGQKVQEAKPWSYLNLFTRIVGGSQVKQGTHPWQVSLKRSQKHFCGGTIVSAQWVVTAAHCILDRNLLQYLNVTAGEHDLRIRETGEQTLPVKYAIKHPSFDPRRPMNYDIALLKLDGAFNFSSSVLPACLPDPGEKFEAGYICTACGWGRLNENGVLPQVLYEVNLPILNNKECSRALSTLKKPIQGDTIMCAGFPDGGRDACQGDSGGPLLCRRKHGAWTLAGVISWGMGCARGWISNEKRKHYDRGSPGIFTDLSAVLSWIQENMSADLKMKSSTAFCSIQDGKLPDSEGELHFPGSPKQFYQNHQLCVWTLFVPEGNYILLRFSHFDIEPETFCDYDSLSVYSKDNRLVGKFCGGDLPLPILVGSSSIRLKFVSDSKDYGTGFSMTYKALTPDILPDSGCESLAVLFEEGVLQSMHYPERYTNMADCQWIICAPEDHVIKLTYQSFEVEESEDCSYDAVTVYEDVGKQEEIAKSCGFALPAPVLSSSAVMLVVFHSDETETFGGFRATISFVHVSDLDTLDSTSEEEFEDVDMIEEEIQDTTDDICGMPSNQPRFIFSRIIGGEEAVPYSWPWQVSVQISDEHICGGAVLAKEWVVTAAHCFNSKELYTDLWMVVTGLHDLTEQEYRQKRSVKQYIIHPSFNKTTMDSDIALLQLTEPLEFNHYVRPVCLPAAQEEAVQPSRVCVVTGWGAHEADREKGKKLHQLEVPILVLDACRSYYINLPTKVTQKMICAGFPLEEGKDSCTGDSGGPLVCPSEDNSGFYTLHGITSWGLGCGRKSYPGVYTNVGVFVDWIKQSVNSSDLPIFTV, translated from the exons ATCCTAAGTGTGGGCAGAAGGTTCAAGAGGCAAAACCATGGAGTTACCTGAACCTATTCACTCGGATTGTTGGGGGAAGCCAGGTGAAACAAGGCACACATCCGTGGCAG GTTTCCTTGAAACGAAgtcaaaagcatttctgtggAGGCACCATTGTTTCTGCTCAGTGGGTGGTCACCGCAGCTCACTGCATCTTAGACAG AAACCTACTCCAGTACTTGAATGTCACTGCTGGAGAGCATGATCTGAGGATCAGGGAGACCGGCGAGCAGACGCTCCCTGTTAAATACGCCATTAAGCATCCCAGCTTCGACCCCAGAAGGCCGATGAACTATGACATTGCCCTTCTGAAGCTGGATGGAGCCTTCAACTTCA GTTCTTCAGTGTTGCCAGCATGTCTTCCTGATCCAGGGGAAAAGTTTGAAGCAGGATACATCTGCACTGCTTGTGGTTGGGGCCGTTTAAATGAGA atggAGTACTCCCTCAGGTCTTATATGAAGTCAATCTACCAATCCTAAACAACAAGGAGTGCTCAAGAGCATTATCAACTTTAAAGAAACCCATCCAAGGTGACACTATAATGTGTGCTGGATTTCCTGATGGAGGAAGAGATGCCTGCCAG GGAGACTCAGGAGGCCCTCTTCTGTGTCGACGTAAGCATGGTGCCTGGACTCTGGCTGGTGTGATTTCGTGGGGCATGGGGTGTGCTCGCGGCTGGATAAGTAATGAGAAGAGGAAGCATTATGACAGAGGATCTCCGGGAATATTCACAGACCTCAGTGCGGTGCTTTCTTGGATTCAAGAGAACATGAGTGCTG atctgaaaatgaaaagctccACAG CATTTTGTAGCATTCAGGATGGCAAACTCCCTGACAGTGAAGGAGAATTACATTTTCCTGGAAGTCCCAAACAGTTCTATCAAAACCACCA ATTGTGTGTATGGACTCTATTTGTACCCGAAGGGAATTATATATTGCTTCGGTTTTCCCACTTTGATATAGAGCCAGAAACGTTTTGTGACTATGATTCTTTATCAGTCTATTCAAAAGACAACAGACTTGTTG GGAAATTCTGCGGAGGAGATCTTCCATTACCTATTTTGGTTGGCTCCAGTAGTATAAGGCTGAAATTTGTTTCTGACAGCAAGGATTATGGAACTGGTTTTTCCATGACCTACAAAGCTCTTACACCAGATATTCTTCCTG ATTCTGGCTGTGAGTCCTTAGCTGTCCTTTTTGAAGAAGGAGTGTTACAAAGTATGCACTATCCAGAGCGCTACACCAACATGGCAGACTGTCAGTGGATTATTTGTGCGCCGGAGGACCATGTCATCAAG cttacATACCAGTCTTTTGAAGTAGAAGAGAGTGAAGATTGCTCTTACGATGCCGTGACTGTGTATGAAGATGTGgggaaacaggaagaaattg CTAAATCTTGTGGATTCGCCCTCCCAGCACCTGTTCTAAGCTCCTCTGCTGTGATGCTGGTTGTCTTTCACTCTGATGAGACAGAGACTTTTGGAGGATTCAGAGCTACAATCTCGTTTGTTCATGTGTCAG aTTTAGACACTTTGGATTCAACTAGTGAAGAAGAATTTGAAGATGTGGATATGattgaagaagaaatacaggatACAACAG atgaTATTTGTGGTATGCCTTCAAATCAGCCCAGGTTCATCTTCAGTAGGATAATTGGAGGTGAAGAAGCCGTACCATACTCATGGCCTTGGCAGGTCAGTGTACAAATTTCAGATGAGCATATCTGCGGAGGAGCAGTTCTTGCCAAAGAATGGGTTGTCACAGCTGCTCACTGCTTTAATTCTAA ggaactATACACAGACTTATGGATGGTGGTAACAGGACTTCATGATCTTACGGAGCAAGAATACAGACAG AAAAGGTCAGTCAAGCAGTATATTATACATCCAAGTTTTAACAAGACCACTATGGACTCTGATATTGCCTTACTGCAACTGACTGAGCCCTTAGAATTCAACCATTACGTGCGCCCGGTGTGCCTCCCCGCTGCCCAGGAGGAGGCGGTTCAGCCCTCGAGGGTGTGCGTTGTCACAGGATGGGGTGCGCACGAAGCAG acagagaaaaggggaaaaaactgcatCAGCTGGAAGTCCCCATCCTGGTGCTTGATGCATGTCGGAGCTATTACATAAATCTTCCTACTAAAGTGACCCAGAAGATGATCTGTGCTGGATTCCCTCTGGAAGAAGGCAAGGACTCATGCACA GGTGATTCTGGTGGCCCATTAGTTTGTCCTTCAGAAGATAACTCAGGATTTTACACCCTTCATGGAATCACTAGCTGGGGCTTGGGATGTGGAAGGAAGAGCTACCCAGGAGTATACACAAATGTCGGTGTTTTTGTTGACTGGATCAAGCAAAGTGTTAATAGTAGTg ATCTCCCCATTTTCACGGTGTGA
- the OVCH2 gene encoding ovochymase-2 isoform X3, giving the protein MCTAPGKLQLLLTGIVCIAEFHAAPSALQKDPKCGQKVQEAKPWSYLNLFTRIVGGSQVKQGTHPWQVSLKRSQKHFCGGTIVSAQWVVTAAHCILDRNLLQYLNVTAGEHDLRIRETGEQTLPVKYAIKHPSFDPRRPMNYDIALLKLDGAFNFSSSVLPACLPDPGEKFEAGYICTACGWGRLNENGVLPQVLYEVNLPILNNKECSRALSTLKKPIQGDTIMCAGFPDGGRDACQGDSGGPLLCRRKHGAWTLAGVISWGMGCARGWISNEKRKHYDRGSPGIFTDLSAVLSWIQENMSADLKMKSSTAFCSIQDGKLPDSEGELHFPGSPKQFYQNHQEILRRRSSITYFGWLQ; this is encoded by the exons ATCCTAAGTGTGGGCAGAAGGTTCAAGAGGCAAAACCATGGAGTTACCTGAACCTATTCACTCGGATTGTTGGGGGAAGCCAGGTGAAACAAGGCACACATCCGTGGCAG GTTTCCTTGAAACGAAgtcaaaagcatttctgtggAGGCACCATTGTTTCTGCTCAGTGGGTGGTCACCGCAGCTCACTGCATCTTAGACAG AAACCTACTCCAGTACTTGAATGTCACTGCTGGAGAGCATGATCTGAGGATCAGGGAGACCGGCGAGCAGACGCTCCCTGTTAAATACGCCATTAAGCATCCCAGCTTCGACCCCAGAAGGCCGATGAACTATGACATTGCCCTTCTGAAGCTGGATGGAGCCTTCAACTTCA GTTCTTCAGTGTTGCCAGCATGTCTTCCTGATCCAGGGGAAAAGTTTGAAGCAGGATACATCTGCACTGCTTGTGGTTGGGGCCGTTTAAATGAGA atggAGTACTCCCTCAGGTCTTATATGAAGTCAATCTACCAATCCTAAACAACAAGGAGTGCTCAAGAGCATTATCAACTTTAAAGAAACCCATCCAAGGTGACACTATAATGTGTGCTGGATTTCCTGATGGAGGAAGAGATGCCTGCCAG GGAGACTCAGGAGGCCCTCTTCTGTGTCGACGTAAGCATGGTGCCTGGACTCTGGCTGGTGTGATTTCGTGGGGCATGGGGTGTGCTCGCGGCTGGATAAGTAATGAGAAGAGGAAGCATTATGACAGAGGATCTCCGGGAATATTCACAGACCTCAGTGCGGTGCTTTCTTGGATTCAAGAGAACATGAGTGCTG atctgaaaatgaaaagctccACAG CATTTTGTAGCATTCAGGATGGCAAACTCCCTGACAGTGAAGGAGAATTACATTTTCCTGGAAGTCCCAAACAGTTCTATCAAAACCACCA GGAAATTCTGCGGAGGAGATCTTCCATTACCTATTTTGGTTGGCTCCAGTAG